Proteins from a genomic interval of Polaribacter sp. Q13:
- a CDS encoding aminotransferase class I/II-fold pyridoxal phosphate-dependent enzyme — protein MQNKIPLSESIINIDLKTNFSSIGTDDVKNFENSLEAYYEHQKRVVAVNSGTSAIHLALILSGVEKGDEVLCQSLTYIATASPILYQKAIPIFIDSEKETWNMCPDQLELAIKDRILKGKKPKAIIFVHLYGMPAKVDEIVRISRKYNITLIEDAAEALGAEYKGKKCGTFGDFGILSFNNNKIVSTLGGGALICNTEKEKEKAFFYATQAKEKENYYEHKVLGYNYRMNSLGARLGVSQLKKLPEYLKKRRAINDFYKDYFKRFFRVQLLKEPSASFVSNYWLSCILFELEGVGDSTTKIMTLLRENNIESRLLWKPMHLQPLFKNHPYYGGKVAENLFKKGLCLPSGSNLEKNDLLRISESIKNFL, from the coding sequence ATGCAAAATAAAATTCCTTTATCTGAGTCTATTATAAATATTGATTTAAAAACTAATTTTTCATCAATAGGTACAGATGATGTTAAAAATTTCGAAAATTCTTTAGAAGCTTATTATGAGCACCAAAAGAGAGTGGTTGCAGTAAACTCTGGCACCTCTGCGATACATTTGGCTTTAATTTTAAGTGGCGTAGAAAAGGGAGATGAGGTCTTGTGCCAATCGCTGACATATATTGCTACTGCAAGCCCTATTTTATATCAAAAAGCAATTCCTATTTTTATTGATAGTGAAAAAGAAACCTGGAACATGTGTCCGGATCAATTAGAACTTGCTATAAAAGATAGAATTTTAAAAGGAAAAAAACCAAAAGCTATTATTTTTGTCCATCTCTACGGAATGCCCGCAAAGGTTGATGAAATAGTACGTATTTCTCGTAAATACAATATAACGTTGATTGAAGATGCCGCAGAAGCTTTGGGAGCTGAATATAAGGGAAAGAAATGTGGTACTTTTGGAGATTTTGGAATCCTTTCTTTTAATAATAATAAAATTGTATCTACATTAGGCGGTGGAGCTTTAATCTGTAATACAGAGAAAGAAAAGGAAAAAGCTTTTTTTTACGCCACCCAAGCTAAAGAAAAAGAAAATTATTACGAGCATAAGGTTTTAGGGTATAATTATAGAATGAATTCTTTAGGGGCACGTTTAGGCGTTTCGCAACTAAAAAAATTGCCAGAATACTTAAAAAAAAGACGTGCCATCAATGATTTTTATAAGGATTATTTTAAGCGTTTTTTTAGAGTTCAATTATTAAAGGAACCTTCAGCATCTTTTGTTTCTAATTATTGGTTAAGTTGTATTCTATTTGAATTAGAAGGAGTTGGAGATAGTACAACTAAAATTATGACCTTGCTACGAGAGAATAATATAGAATCTCGACTTTTATGGAAACCGATGCACTTGCAACCACTTTTTAAAAATCATCCATATTATGGAGGTAAAGTAGCCGAAAATTTATTTAAGAAAGGGCTCTGTTTACCATCTGGTTCTAACTTAGAGAAAAATGATTTATTGAGAATTTCAGAATCCATTAAGAATTTTTTGTAG
- a CDS encoding glycosyltransferase family 4 protein: protein MEKNIIVLCILIVASFVYLKLANKFNIVDKPNERSSHTKVTIRGGGIIFPIAILLFFFLNDFQYPFFVLGLILISFVSFLDDIYTLSSRIRFPFQIIAVLLILYQVDCPIVPLYYSIPLLVLGVGFINMFNFMDGINGITGIYSLVVLSGMYFVNLNEQIVSNDLIVFSGLSLLVFGFYNFRKKALFFAGDIGSIAIGMLIFFIGVLFTLHLESPIFLLLVLIYGVDTACTMLYRILYTNESILDPHRHHIYQKLVDVYKISHLKVSMIFGGLQLVVNFIILKTYKLDVSIQLLVSFGLILFFAILYVFLFKLIEKKVKVNNAK, encoded by the coding sequence ATGGAGAAAAATATAATTGTTTTATGTATATTGATTGTTGCCTCTTTTGTGTATTTAAAGTTGGCCAATAAATTTAATATTGTAGACAAACCCAATGAGAGAAGTTCTCATACGAAAGTAACCATAAGAGGAGGAGGAATTATTTTTCCGATTGCAATTTTACTATTTTTCTTTTTAAATGATTTTCAATATCCCTTTTTTGTTTTGGGGCTTATTTTAATTTCTTTTGTTAGTTTTTTAGATGATATCTATACCTTAAGTTCTAGAATTCGGTTTCCTTTTCAAATAATAGCAGTTTTATTAATTCTGTACCAAGTAGATTGTCCAATTGTGCCATTGTATTACTCCATACCGCTATTAGTGCTAGGTGTTGGGTTCATAAATATGTTTAATTTTATGGATGGTATCAACGGAATAACAGGTATTTATAGTTTGGTTGTTTTGTCTGGTATGTATTTTGTCAATTTAAATGAGCAAATTGTTAGTAATGATTTAATCGTTTTTTCTGGATTGTCACTTTTGGTATTTGGATTTTATAACTTCAGAAAAAAAGCATTGTTTTTTGCGGGAGATATTGGTAGTATCGCTATTGGAATGTTAATTTTTTTTATAGGTGTTTTATTTACTTTACATTTAGAATCACCCATTTTTTTATTGTTGGTTTTAATTTATGGTGTAGATACAGCGTGCACCATGTTGTATAGAATACTTTATACGAATGAAAGTATTTTAGATCCTCATAGGCATCATATCTATCAAAAATTGGTTGATGTATACAAAATATCACATTTAAAAGTTTCCATGATTTTTGGTGGGCTTCAATTAGTGGTAAATTTCATCATTTTAAAAACGTATAAATTAGATGTATCAATTCAGCTACTGGTGTCTTTTGGGTTAATTCTCTTTTTTGCCATACTGTATGTTTTCCTTTTTAAATTGATTGAGAAAAAAGTAAAAGTGAACAATGCAAAATAA
- a CDS encoding NAD-dependent epimerase/dehydratase family protein: MNTNLHIITGNKGFVGLNLVDYFAREKKETVGVSRNPKSNELSYKTLSLEKLNQAKSFIHLAGKAHDLKKTSEDAAYFEVNTELTKTLFNQFLESDCEVFIYMSSVKAAADDVEGVLTEEVTPNPVTVYGKSKLAAEAFILSQEIPQNKRVYILRPCMIHGPNNKGNLNLLYSFVSKGIPYPFGKYKNARSFVSVENLCFVINELIENKNIKSGIYNVADDASLSTTALVKTIGDVIEKPAKVLNIPKVFVNILAKLGDVLPIPINSERLQKLTENYEVSNSKIKKALQKELPLSVKEGIEKTIASF; the protein is encoded by the coding sequence TTGAATACGAACTTACACATAATTACGGGGAATAAAGGTTTTGTAGGTCTTAATTTGGTAGACTACTTTGCAAGAGAGAAAAAAGAGACTGTAGGAGTTTCTAGAAATCCAAAGTCAAACGAGCTTAGTTATAAAACTTTAAGTTTAGAAAAGCTTAATCAAGCTAAGAGTTTTATTCATTTAGCAGGGAAAGCGCACGATTTAAAAAAAACATCTGAAGACGCAGCATATTTTGAGGTAAATACCGAGCTAACAAAAACACTTTTCAATCAATTTTTAGAAAGTGATTGTGAAGTTTTTATATACATGAGTTCTGTAAAAGCTGCTGCAGATGATGTAGAAGGTGTTTTAACCGAAGAGGTAACGCCAAATCCAGTTACGGTGTACGGCAAATCTAAGTTAGCTGCAGAAGCGTTTATTTTATCACAAGAAATTCCACAAAATAAAAGAGTGTATATTTTAAGACCCTGTATGATTCATGGTCCTAATAATAAAGGAAATTTAAATTTACTGTACAGCTTTGTATCTAAAGGTATTCCGTACCCTTTTGGGAAGTATAAAAATGCAAGATCTTTTGTTTCTGTAGAAAATTTATGTTTTGTAATTAATGAATTGATAGAAAATAAAAATATAAAATCTGGGATATACAATGTTGCCGATGATGCTTCTTTATCTACAACAGCATTAGTAAAAACTATAGGAGATGTTATCGAAAAACCAGCCAAGGTTTTAAATATACCAAAGGTTTTTGTAAATATTTTGGCTAAATTAGGAGATGTATTGCCGATTCCTATCAATTCTGAGAGATTGCAAAAACTCACAGAAAATTATGAGGTTTCTAATTCAAAAATAAAAAAAGCACTTCAAAAAGAATTACCTTTATCAGTAAAAGAAGGTATCGAAAAAACAATCGCATCATTTTAA
- a CDS encoding glycosyltransferase family 2 protein: MKISIITVCYNSEKTIEKTFKSVQAQTYKNIEYIIVDGGSKDSTIDLVKKYESMVSQWVSEPDKGLYDAMNKGVEMATGDIVGVLNSDDIFTDEKVLENVANFHLKNKNIDASVGNILQFNEEGKTVRKYSAKNWNPEKLKIGFMPAHPAIFFKRDLFKKYGLYHLDFTIGADYELITRFFLQHKITWKFSDITTTSMLIGGVSSSGFSSYQLISKEIKKALTRNNIKFSYLKVQLRGFWKIIGFLNKK; this comes from the coding sequence ATGAAAATTTCCATAATAACAGTCTGTTACAATAGCGAAAAAACTATTGAAAAAACATTTAAATCTGTACAGGCACAAACATACAAGAATATAGAATACATTATAGTAGATGGAGGTTCTAAAGATAGTACTATAGATTTAGTAAAGAAATACGAGTCAATGGTGTCTCAATGGGTTTCTGAACCAGACAAAGGGTTGTATGATGCCATGAATAAGGGGGTTGAAATGGCTACAGGAGATATTGTAGGGGTTTTAAATTCGGATGATATTTTTACAGATGAAAAAGTGCTAGAAAATGTAGCTAATTTTCATTTAAAAAATAAAAATATTGATGCTTCTGTAGGTAATATTTTACAATTTAATGAAGAAGGAAAAACGGTAAGAAAGTATTCTGCTAAAAATTGGAACCCAGAGAAGCTGAAAATAGGCTTTATGCCTGCGCATCCAGCGATATTTTTTAAAAGAGATTTGTTTAAAAAATATGGACTTTACCATTTAGATTTTACGATTGGTGCAGATTATGAATTAATTACTCGGTTTTTCTTACAACATAAGATCACTTGGAAATTTTCTGACATTACAACTACGTCTATGTTAATAGGTGGTGTAAGTAGTTCTGGTTTTAGTAGTTATCAATTAATTTCAAAAGAAATAAAAAAAGCATTGACCAGAAATAATATAAAGTTTAGTTATTTAAAAGTACAGTTAAGAGGTTTCTGGAAAATAATTGGGTTTTTAAATAAAAAGTAA
- a CDS encoding NAD(P)-dependent oxidoreductase, translating to MKILITGGSGFIGTNLIDKFLIDGFEVLNIDFKEPKREKHFKCWKNIDITNFENLKKEVIFFEPNYIVHLAARTDLGGETLNDYQANTIGVENLMSVVKNLKSLIKVIITSSMLVCKANYHPKNQFDYAPNTVYGESKVKTENNVWADTPSCDWAIIRPTSIWGEWFDVPYKNFFDMVIDKKYFHIGNKGCTKTYGYIGNAIYQIEQILFTETKDESNKVFYIGDYDPTNIEVWANEISNELGYSVKKIPYFLIKIIAIGGDVLKSLGVSFPMTSFRLNNMTTNNIVDLSRTMKVAPTLPFNRQKGIVKTLKWLRKIK from the coding sequence ATGAAAATATTAATAACAGGAGGATCTGGTTTTATAGGGACTAATTTAATAGATAAATTTTTAATCGACGGTTTTGAGGTTCTAAATATTGATTTTAAAGAACCAAAAAGGGAGAAACATTTTAAATGTTGGAAAAATATAGATATTACTAATTTTGAAAATCTTAAAAAAGAGGTTATATTTTTTGAACCTAATTATATTGTTCACTTAGCTGCTCGAACAGATTTAGGAGGTGAGACATTAAATGATTATCAAGCAAATACGATAGGTGTTGAGAATTTAATGAGTGTGGTTAAAAATCTAAAATCTTTAATAAAAGTTATTATTACTTCTTCAATGCTTGTTTGTAAAGCAAATTATCATCCAAAAAATCAATTTGACTACGCACCAAATACCGTTTATGGAGAAAGTAAAGTTAAAACTGAAAATAATGTTTGGGCAGATACTCCATCTTGTGATTGGGCAATAATAAGGCCTACATCCATATGGGGAGAATGGTTTGATGTACCATATAAAAACTTTTTTGATATGGTTATAGATAAGAAGTATTTTCATATAGGAAATAAAGGTTGTACAAAAACATATGGATATATAGGAAATGCTATTTATCAAATAGAACAAATTCTTTTCACTGAGACAAAGGATGAGTCAAATAAAGTGTTTTATATTGGAGATTACGACCCTACGAATATTGAGGTTTGGGCAAATGAAATTTCAAATGAATTAGGATATTCTGTAAAAAAAATACCTTATTTTCTAATAAAGATTATAGCTATTGGAGGTGATGTTTTAAAAAGTTTAGGAGTAAGTTTTCCTATGACATCTTTTAGATTAAATAATATGACAACTAATAATATTGTTGACTTGTCTAGAACTATGAAAGTTGCCCCAACATTACCATTTAATAGACAAAAAGGGATTGTCAAAACATTAAAATGGTTGCGTAAAATTAAATAA
- a CDS encoding glycosyltransferase has product MSDIQIHATNINGLGAIQVVKSFLDAFEDFEEYRESEVYVSDKGELSKYESSFLNIKVYRRILPKALSRVFESVFSFFLFKNVPTIVLGDIPLRGIKEQVVLVHYPYMAYPRVNKFSSKSLSARVVRFLFSANLKYTKTIIVQTGAMANDLIESYPEIKNKLVICPQPAPNWLKTHQKTNKIKVSSKKHLFYPATYSPYKNHDFLLKLNDYVIKNNINISNIEIQLTLREKEFEKYKSINFVKNLGRLNTDEMNFQYEKADALLFMSSIETYGLPIVESLTINLPILIADFNYSRWICNDKAYYFQHNSEESFFKTLNRLLNDLNVGKVMDYSNVLKKFPVSWDTVVDVFIKQLTK; this is encoded by the coding sequence ATGAGTGACATTCAAATACACGCAACAAACATTAATGGACTAGGAGCTATTCAAGTAGTAAAATCATTTTTAGATGCTTTTGAGGATTTTGAAGAGTATAGAGAGTCAGAAGTTTACGTATCTGATAAAGGAGAATTGTCTAAATATGAATCAAGTTTTTTAAATATAAAAGTATATCGTAGAATTCTTCCAAAAGCATTATCTAGAGTTTTTGAATCTGTTTTTTCTTTTTTTCTTTTTAAAAATGTTCCTACCATTGTTTTAGGAGATATTCCTTTAAGAGGGATTAAAGAACAAGTAGTTCTTGTACATTACCCGTATATGGCTTATCCAAGGGTTAATAAATTTTCAAGTAAAAGTTTAAGTGCTAGAGTTGTACGGTTTCTTTTTTCTGCAAATTTAAAATACACAAAAACTATCATTGTCCAAACAGGTGCCATGGCAAATGATTTAATAGAGTCATATCCTGAAATTAAAAATAAATTAGTTATATGTCCACAACCAGCACCAAATTGGTTAAAAACTCATCAAAAAACGAATAAAATTAAAGTTTCAAGTAAAAAGCATTTATTCTATCCTGCAACTTATAGCCCATATAAAAATCATGACTTTTTATTAAAGTTAAATGATTACGTTATTAAAAATAACATTAATATTTCGAACATTGAAATTCAATTAACATTAAGAGAGAAGGAGTTTGAAAAATATAAATCTATTAATTTCGTAAAAAATTTGGGTAGACTGAATACTGATGAGATGAATTTTCAGTATGAAAAAGCAGATGCTTTATTATTTATGTCTTCTATTGAAACATATGGGCTTCCAATTGTAGAATCATTAACAATAAATTTGCCTATATTAATAGCTGACTTTAATTATTCTAGATGGATATGTAATGATAAAGCATATTACTTTCAACATAATAGTGAAGAAAGTTTTTTTAAAACCTTAAATAGATTACTAAATGATTTAAATGTTGGAAAAGTAATGGATTACAGCAATGTTTTAAAAAAATTTCCTGTTTCTTGGGATACTGTAGTCGATGTTTTTATAAAACAATTAACTAAATAA
- a CDS encoding glycosyltransferase family 2 protein, with protein sequence MEQNTFKPIITIITSTYNAVTDLEKTIVSIRNQSYKHIQWIIIDGNSKDGTVELIKKNKDIIEFWLSEKDTGIYDAWNKGTKHIKGDWVLFLGAGDVLYSNKVLSDISFYLIDAFPKYNLVYGKVDVVNDDDVSVADWGEPWELLKNKTESIRIALPPHPGSFLHASFFNEEKYLFPTNLKIAGDTHSLMKAVKEKSPLFLPIYIDKMLFGGVSTTGKNLLLIIKELKLINQEFNVKLPFFIYYWNLSKIYIKAWVNIIFPEKIIGSLYNIFLKVKYKFKY encoded by the coding sequence ATGGAACAAAATACATTTAAACCTATAATAACAATAATAACTTCTACATATAATGCGGTTACGGACTTAGAAAAAACAATTGTTTCTATTCGGAACCAAAGTTATAAACATATACAATGGATAATTATTGATGGTAATTCTAAAGATGGAACAGTAGAATTAATAAAGAAAAATAAAGATATTATTGAATTTTGGTTAAGCGAAAAAGATACGGGTATATACGATGCTTGGAATAAAGGAACAAAACATATTAAAGGAGATTGGGTTTTATTTTTAGGAGCAGGTGACGTTTTGTATTCAAACAAAGTGCTTAGTGATATATCTTTTTATCTTATAGATGCCTTTCCTAAATATAATTTAGTCTATGGTAAAGTTGACGTTGTAAATGACGATGATGTTTCAGTTGCAGATTGGGGAGAACCTTGGGAGTTGTTAAAAAATAAAACAGAATCTATAAGGATTGCATTACCTCCTCATCCGGGTAGCTTTTTACACGCTTCTTTTTTTAATGAAGAAAAATATTTATTTCCTACTAATTTAAAAATTGCTGGAGATACTCATTCATTAATGAAAGCTGTAAAAGAAAAATCACCTTTATTTTTACCAATATACATAGATAAAATGCTCTTTGGTGGGGTGTCTACTACAGGTAAAAACTTATTATTGATTATTAAGGAATTAAAACTAATCAACCAAGAATTTAATGTAAAACTACCTTTTTTTATTTATTATTGGAATCTTAGTAAAATTTATATAAAGGCATGGGTAAATATAATTTTTCCTGAAAAAATAATTGGTTCTTTATATAATATTTTTTTGAAAGTTAAATACAAGTTCAAATACTAG
- a CDS encoding DapH/DapD/GlmU-related protein, which produces MIKRIITFFRFIFGLFNTLFNFIMLKVNKVHYSSYIIRGRIQIRNKGNLKIGKNFIAHSGNMMNPIGGDTCLRLICSTNGELDIADNVGISNTTIVCWEKIIIKENVFIGGGCKIWDTNFHSIDSNERCFNGDLFVATKPIEIRECSFIGANSIILKGVTIGENSIIAAGSVVSKDIPSNQIWGGNPARFIKNL; this is translated from the coding sequence ATGATTAAAAGAATAATAACATTTTTTAGATTTATTTTTGGACTTTTTAATACTTTATTTAATTTTATTATGTTAAAAGTAAATAAGGTACATTATAGTTCTTATATTATTCGTGGACGAATACAAATTAGGAATAAAGGAAATTTAAAAATAGGTAAAAACTTTATAGCTCATTCTGGAAATATGATGAATCCAATTGGTGGGGATACATGTTTGAGATTAATATGTTCTACAAATGGGGAATTAGATATTGCTGATAATGTAGGGATTTCTAACACAACAATTGTTTGCTGGGAAAAAATAATAATAAAAGAGAATGTATTTATTGGAGGCGGGTGTAAGATATGGGATACCAATTTTCATTCTATTGATAGTAATGAAAGATGTTTTAATGGGGATTTATTTGTGGCTACAAAACCTATTGAAATTAGAGAATGTTCTTTTATTGGGGCAAATTCTATTATATTGAAAGGAGTTACAATAGGGGAAAATTCTATTATTGCAGCTGGTAGTGTTGTATCAAAAGATATTCCAAGTAATCAAATATGGGGAGGAAATCCAGCTAGGTTTATAAAAAACCTATAA
- a CDS encoding glycosyltransferase, producing MKKKVLYIHHSGAMGGAPRSLAFLINELDKSIYEPIVWMMRDGVARDLFIEAGAEVIFNKSKFLQPFHGTTVSGMNFVLFLKNIIGYFPTYFEGKKVIKKIKPDIIHLSTTCLFQFAKAAFKINKKIKVISHVREPLLPNFFGKILLKQNQKYVDQFVAISKNDAKPFLSTKDNVAVIYNFVNINKYNFNELTRNSYRSKLNISNDNILLISYFARVSEENGVSNILKIAKDLEEYNDIKFAIFGFKNETNYEKEIGENITDNVFLIPMVNDVKEYLCASDVLLSPFIEPHFARAIVEASAIGIPSIVSNVDSQNELIKNNNTGILYNTIDEAKEAILFFYKDRHIMKKYGNNARLFAEEVFSAKLNSQRTTSLYD from the coding sequence ATGAAAAAAAAAGTATTATATATTCATCATTCTGGTGCTATGGGAGGAGCTCCAAGAAGCTTGGCTTTTTTAATAAATGAATTAGATAAATCAATTTATGAACCTATCGTATGGATGATGAGAGATGGTGTTGCAAGAGATTTATTTATTGAAGCAGGTGCCGAAGTTATTTTTAATAAAAGTAAGTTTCTACAACCTTTTCACGGGACAACTGTTTCTGGTATGAACTTTGTTTTGTTTTTGAAAAATATAATAGGATATTTTCCTACTTATTTTGAAGGGAAAAAGGTAATTAAGAAAATAAAACCAGATATTATTCATCTTTCTACAACATGTTTGTTTCAATTTGCAAAAGCTGCTTTTAAGATTAATAAAAAGATTAAGGTAATCTCACATGTTAGAGAGCCTCTCTTACCTAATTTCTTTGGGAAAATATTACTTAAGCAAAATCAAAAATACGTTGATCAGTTTGTTGCAATAAGCAAAAATGATGCAAAACCTTTTTTGTCAACAAAAGACAATGTAGCTGTAATATATAATTTTGTAAATATCAATAAATATAATTTCAATGAGCTTACTCGAAATAGTTATAGAAGTAAATTAAATATTAGTAATGATAATATTTTATTAATTTCTTATTTTGCAAGAGTCTCTGAAGAAAACGGTGTTTCAAATATATTGAAAATAGCTAAGGACTTAGAAGAGTATAATGATATAAAGTTTGCCATTTTCGGTTTTAAGAATGAAACGAACTATGAAAAAGAAATAGGTGAAAATATAACAGATAATGTATTTTTAATCCCCATGGTTAACGATGTTAAAGAGTACCTTTGTGCTAGTGATGTTTTATTAAGTCCTTTTATTGAGCCTCATTTTGCAAGAGCTATTGTGGAAGCTTCCGCTATTGGTATACCATCAATTGTTTCAAATGTTGATAGTCAAAATGAATTAATAAAAAATAATAATACAGGTATATTATATAATACTATTGATGAAGCAAAAGAGGCTATTCTATTCTTTTATAAAGATAGACATATTATGAAAAAATATGGTAATAATGCACGATTATTTGCAGAAGAAGTGTTTTCTGCAAAATTAAACTCTCAAAGAACAACTAGTCTTTATGATTAA
- a CDS encoding CatB-related O-acetyltransferase, whose amino-acid sequence MKKFIQKIKFYVYYRFLRINFISITKTSYIASTAKLNKVLISGNVEINDKAILQAGVTMNCSSGIQVGRYTVINGPNTDFYSDIHSINIGSFCSIARNVSFQEFSHYSDRITTHLILKHVFKQQKKDTFSKGPIQVGNDVWIGAHSVILSGVKIGNGAIIGSNSVVNKDVPPYAIVAGSPAKIIKYRFDDDVIRLLEDMKWWDWDIEKILKNEQLFDKKLSKGLLNTVVN is encoded by the coding sequence ATGAAGAAGTTTATACAAAAAATAAAATTTTACGTTTATTATAGGTTTTTACGAATAAATTTTATTTCAATTACTAAGACATCTTATATAGCTTCTACAGCCAAATTAAATAAAGTTTTAATTTCAGGGAATGTTGAAATAAACGATAAGGCAATATTACAAGCTGGTGTAACTATGAATTGTAGTTCAGGAATACAGGTGGGAAGATACACTGTTATTAATGGACCAAACACTGATTTTTACTCAGATATCCATTCCATAAATATTGGTTCGTTTTGTAGCATAGCTAGAAATGTTTCTTTTCAGGAATTTAGCCACTACTCAGATAGAATAACAACGCACCTTATCTTAAAACATGTCTTTAAACAACAAAAAAAAGATACTTTTTCTAAAGGACCAATTCAAGTTGGAAATGATGTTTGGATTGGAGCACACTCAGTTATTCTCTCGGGAGTTAAGATTGGAAACGGAGCTATAATAGGAAGTAATAGTGTGGTTAATAAAGATGTACCTCCATATGCAATAGTAGCAGGTTCTCCCGCAAAAATAATCAAGTATAGGTTTGATGATGATGTTATTAGGTTGTTGGAAGATATGAAATGGTGGGATTGGGATATAGAAAAAATTTTAAAAAACGAACAGTTATTCGATAAAAAGTTGTCTAAGGGTCTTTTGAATACAGTAGTTAATTAA
- a CDS encoding lipopolysaccharide biosynthesis protein, translating into MKKLLSHTAIYGLAPQLPKILGLVILPIITKDLTANDYGVYGVILAYTSAFSVLSLLGIRIVLLNSFYHYGHRYKILWRQLFGFLHIWNIIYGFLLGLLIYYILPVGAERYRFTIIILTILPYIIFGPLSIISLTYFQVNQKPQQLAYRNIIGGVVTVLLQLLFISKFKMGFMGWIYASFIGVTVTNLSFVHIIYFKSELFPIFNFKINTIKRSLKESLPMVPHFYSAFLLDSSDKIVMDYQKVDSSGIGKYNLAYSVSSPFQTLVNSLSTAITPLAYEFYKKKDELEVRKLIFVSQLGVSIFTFLSCIWMKELFQILIKNNELKSMYGLAIIIIMAYNYRPIYLGAVLKLNYLGKNTNLWKISLLAGVLNIIINLIFIPFYGYKVAAYSTFIAFMGMAIFSYLLKEYKEIKSINYYQYYWIFFNIILTIIAYFLVEYLFFYKLGITVVLITLSLMIYFFLKKKIII; encoded by the coding sequence GTGAAAAAATTATTATCACATACCGCAATTTATGGTCTAGCTCCTCAGTTACCTAAAATATTAGGACTTGTAATTCTTCCAATAATAACAAAAGATTTAACTGCTAATGATTATGGAGTATATGGAGTAATACTTGCTTATACATCTGCATTTTCAGTTTTATCACTATTAGGTATTAGAATAGTATTATTAAATAGCTTTTATCATTATGGTCATCGATATAAAATTTTGTGGAGGCAATTATTTGGGTTTTTACATATTTGGAATATTATTTATGGTTTTTTATTGGGACTATTAATATATTATATATTACCGGTAGGAGCTGAAAGGTATAGGTTTACGATTATAATACTTACCATACTTCCATATATTATATTTGGCCCTTTATCTATTATTTCTCTTACTTATTTTCAAGTGAATCAAAAGCCCCAACAATTGGCTTATCGGAATATAATAGGGGGAGTTGTTACTGTATTGTTACAATTGTTATTTATTTCTAAGTTTAAAATGGGCTTCATGGGGTGGATTTATGCCTCTTTTATAGGTGTTACAGTTACAAATTTATCTTTTGTTCATATTATTTATTTTAAGAGTGAATTGTTTCCTATTTTTAATTTTAAGATTAACACCATAAAGCGCTCATTAAAAGAATCATTACCAATGGTTCCTCATTTTTATTCAGCCTTTTTGTTAGATTCATCGGATAAAATTGTAATGGATTATCAAAAAGTTGATTCGTCTGGAATTGGAAAATATAACTTGGCTTATTCAGTATCCTCACCTTTTCAAACGTTGGTAAATTCATTGTCCACTGCAATTACACCACTGGCATATGAATTTTATAAAAAAAAGGATGAGTTAGAAGTTCGAAAATTAATTTTTGTATCTCAATTAGGTGTATCTATTTTTACTTTTCTGAGTTGTATTTGGATGAAAGAATTATTTCAGATTTTGATTAAAAATAATGAGTTAAAAAGCATGTATGGTTTGGCTATAATTATAATTATGGCCTATAACTATAGACCTATTTATTTAGGTGCAGTGTTAAAACTAAATTATTTGGGCAAGAATACTAATCTTTGGAAAATTTCACTCTTAGCAGGTGTTCTAAACATTATTATTAATTTAATATTTATTCCTTTTTATGGATATAAAGTTGCTGCCTATTCTACATTTATAGCTTTTATGGGTATGGCGATTTTTAGCTATTTATTAAAGGAATACAAAGAAATTAAATCAATCAATTATTATCAATATTATTGGATATTTTTTAATATTATCTTAACTATTATTGCATACTTTTTGGTGGAATATTTGTTTTTTTATAAATTGGGTATAACGGTAGTTTTGATAACTCTATCTTTAATGATTTATTTTTTTTTAAAAAAGAAAATCATTATATAA